The following DNA comes from Gemmatimonadota bacterium.
CTTTACCGAAGCGCGTACTTTCATCTTCCGGTCCTCGTGTTGCGGTTCGTTTCCGCTTGCGCCGGTTTCCCCGTCGTTACCATGCCCCGGATGCAGCCAAGCCCCGGATGCAACCCTGCCCGGGCTTACTTGTAACGATAGGTAATCCGTCCGCGTGTCAGATCGTAAGGCGACAGTTCCACCATGACCTTGTCGCCCGGCAGGATCTTTATGAAGTTCATGCGTACTTTGCCGGATATATGGGCCAGGACCCGGTGGCCGTTTTCCAGTTCAACGCGAAACGACGCATTGGGCAAAGGCTCCACCACCGTACCTTCCACCTGTACCGGGGGTTCTTTCGGCATGGGTTTCAACCTCTCACCGTTCGACCGCGCCCTGCTGCTGCTGCGGCCATGGTCGGTTTCCGGCCCGGATTACGCGTTCCGGACCAGGCACGTCAGTATGCGTTGCGTTACTTCCTCCGGCGTACCATCGCCGTCAATCCGCTTCAGAATGCCCGCCCTGTCGTAGTAATCGACGAGCGGCGCCGTAACCTTCCGGTAGACTTTCAACCGGTGTCGTATGGTCTCCGGCGCGTCATCCAACCGATTCCTCATGGCCAGGCGGTCGATCACCGTACCGTCGGGCACCTCGATGTTGAGCACCACGTCCACGGGGGCGCTCATGCGCTCCAGTGCCGCTTGCAGGAAGTCGGCCTGGTTCAGGTTCCGCGGAAAGCCGTCCAGGATGAACCCGTCCGCGCAATCGGCTTCACGCAATCGGTTTTCCAGTATGGCCTGCGTCACGGCATCGGAAACCAGTTCGCCCCGGTTCACGAACTCCGATATCCTGCGCCCGACCTCGGTTTCTTCCTCCATCTCCCGTCGCAACAGGTCGCCTGTTGAAACGTGCGGAATGCTGAATTTCCCCGACAGCCTCGTTGCCTGCTCGCCTTTTCCCGCCCCCGGCACTCCGAGTAGTATCAGTCGCATAACCTGCTCACCTGGTGCCCGGACGCCGGACCGACCAAGTCGACCAAGCTGACCAGGCTGGCCAGGCTGACCAGGCTGACCGCAAGGCGCATGGCACAAAGGTTCCGAAGCCTAGCCCGCCCGGCCGCGTACGCGGCCCCGTTTCATGAATCCCTCGTAGTGGCGGGACACGAGATGCGACTCGATTTGCTGGAGCGTGTCCAGGGCGACGCCCACCACGATCAGCAGGGCGGTACCGCCGAAGAACGAAGACGCGCTCAGTGAGACGTTCATGCTTCGGATGATGAGAAACGGCACGATGGCGATGATCGCCAGAAACACCGAGCCGGGCAACGTAATGCGTGTCAGAATGTGATCGAGATAGTCCGCCGTTCGTTTTCCGGGCCGGATCCCCGGGATGAATCCGCCGACGCGCTTCATGTTGTCCGCCACGTCCACGGGGTTGAATATGATAGATGTATAGAAATACGTGAAGAACACGATCAACAGTCCGTACATCGCGTTGTAGATGAAGGCGCCGGGCTGAAACCACTCCACCATGGTCTGGAACACGGCCATGTTCGGGAAGAAGCTCGAAAACGTGCCCGGCACGAACATGATCGACTGGGCGAAGATGATGGGCATCACGCCGGCGGCGTTGACGCGCAGCGGCAGGTGCGTGCTCTGCCCGCCGTACACCTTGCGGCCGACCACGCGACGCGGGTACTGGACCGTGATCCTGCGCTGTCCCTGTGTGATCAGCACCACCGAGGCGATGATCAGGACCCACACGGCCACGATGAAGATCTCGACGAGACCGCTGCGCAGCCCGTTCATCACCGCGTCGAACTCGCTCTTGACCGCGATGGGGAACTGGGCGATGATGCCGACGAAGATGATCAGCGAGATGCCGTTCCCGATGCCCCGTTCCTGGATCTGCTCGCCCAGCCACATCAGGAATATGGTGCCGGTCGTCATCGTAACGACCGTCACGAAGATGAAACCCGCCCCGGGATCGATGACGGCGGTACGGCCCACCTCGTCGCGGATGTCCTGAAGCCAGTAGCTGATACCGAGCGCCTGGACCAGCGACAGCACGACGGTGCCGTAGCGCGTGTACTGATTGATCTTCTTCTGTCCTTCCTGTCCCTCCTTCTGGAGTTTCTGCAGGTACGG
Coding sequences within:
- the infA gene encoding translation initiation factor IF-1, which produces MPKEPPVQVEGTVVEPLPNASFRVELENGHRVLAHISGKVRMNFIKILPGDKVMVELSPYDLTRGRITYRYK
- a CDS encoding adenylate kinase, producing MRLILLGVPGAGKGEQATRLSGKFSIPHVSTGDLLRREMEEETEVGRRISEFVNRGELVSDAVTQAILENRLREADCADGFILDGFPRNLNQADFLQAALERMSAPVDVVLNIEVPDGTVIDRLAMRNRLDDAPETIRHRLKVYRKVTAPLVDYYDRAGILKRIDGDGTPEEVTQRILTCLVRNA
- the secY gene encoding preprotein translocase subunit SecY, with protein sequence MIEAFQNVFRIPELRRRIIFTLSLLAVYRIGGQIPTPGIDHEVLSAFFSQMGGTIFGLYNMFVGGAFERATIFALGVMPYISSSIILQLLGSMWPYLQKLQKEGQEGQKKINQYTRYGTVVLSLVQALGISYWLQDIRDEVGRTAVIDPGAGFIFVTVVTMTTGTIFLMWLGEQIQERGIGNGISLIIFVGIIAQFPIAVKSEFDAVMNGLRSGLVEIFIVAVWVLIIASVVLITQGQRRITVQYPRRVVGRKVYGGQSTHLPLRVNAAGVMPIIFAQSIMFVPGTFSSFFPNMAVFQTMVEWFQPGAFIYNAMYGLLIVFFTYFYTSIIFNPVDVADNMKRVGGFIPGIRPGKRTADYLDHILTRITLPGSVFLAIIAIVPFLIIRSMNVSLSASSFFGGTALLIVVGVALDTLQQIESHLVSRHYEGFMKRGRVRGRAG